In Pseudonocardia cypriaca, a single genomic region encodes these proteins:
- a CDS encoding zinc-dependent metalloprotease: MSDIPFGFGSADRDPDDERRRRDLEGRGEGGNDPLGFSGFPGMPGGGMPGGMQGFDVSQLGQMLTQLGQMLSQAQSSGGGPVNYDLAAQLARQRLAATTSSLTGAQRAAVSDAVKLAELWLDPATDFPSGATETKAWSASEWVDASLPTWKRMCDPVAQRVSTAWVEAMPEEVRSAAGPMIAMLGQMGGLAFGSQLGNGLAQLAAEVVSSTDIGVPVGPDRVAALLPENIEKFTRDLDRPSSEVMIFLAAREAAHQRLFAHVPWLKERLLGAVEQYASGIRVDSSRIEELARGIDPSNPGAIEEAMRSGMFEPETTPEQNAALARLETLLALIEGWVDAVVADAVSERLPGADALREALRRRRGAGGPAEQAFATVVGLELRPRRLRAAAELWRLLGEQRGIAGRDALWAHPDLVPTSDDLDDPAAFVGRTEMGDPIAELEKLAGQKAPEEESPGSRPDGNAEGDTGGEPGGPEKG; this comes from the coding sequence ATGAGTGACATCCCGTTCGGCTTCGGATCTGCCGACCGCGACCCCGACGACGAGCGCCGGCGCCGCGACCTGGAGGGCCGTGGCGAAGGGGGCAACGACCCGCTCGGGTTCAGCGGTTTCCCGGGCATGCCCGGTGGCGGGATGCCCGGCGGGATGCAGGGCTTCGACGTCAGCCAGCTCGGTCAGATGCTCACCCAGCTCGGTCAGATGCTCAGCCAGGCCCAGTCGAGCGGCGGTGGGCCGGTCAACTACGACCTCGCAGCGCAGCTGGCCCGTCAGCGGCTCGCGGCCACCACGTCGTCGCTCACGGGAGCGCAGCGCGCGGCCGTCAGCGACGCGGTCAAGCTGGCCGAGCTGTGGCTCGACCCCGCCACGGACTTCCCCAGCGGCGCCACCGAGACCAAGGCGTGGTCGGCCAGCGAGTGGGTCGACGCCAGCCTCCCCACGTGGAAGCGGATGTGCGACCCGGTGGCCCAGCGCGTCTCGACGGCGTGGGTCGAGGCCATGCCGGAGGAGGTCCGCTCCGCCGCCGGGCCGATGATCGCGATGCTCGGCCAGATGGGCGGGCTCGCGTTCGGCAGCCAGCTCGGCAACGGGCTCGCGCAGCTCGCCGCCGAGGTCGTCTCGTCCACGGACATCGGGGTCCCGGTCGGGCCCGACCGCGTCGCCGCGCTGCTGCCGGAGAACATCGAGAAGTTCACGAGGGACCTCGATCGCCCCTCCAGCGAGGTCATGATCTTCCTGGCCGCCCGGGAGGCCGCCCACCAGCGGCTGTTCGCCCACGTCCCGTGGCTGAAGGAGCGGCTGCTCGGCGCGGTGGAGCAGTACGCCAGCGGCATCCGCGTCGACTCCTCCCGGATCGAGGAGCTCGCCCGCGGCATCGACCCGTCCAACCCGGGCGCCATCGAGGAGGCCATGCGGTCGGGCATGTTCGAGCCCGAGACCACCCCGGAGCAGAACGCCGCGCTCGCCCGGCTCGAGACGCTGCTCGCGCTGATCGAGGGCTGGGTGGACGCCGTTGTCGCCGACGCCGTCAGCGAGCGGCTGCCGGGGGCCGACGCCCTGCGCGAGGCACTGCGCCGTCGCCGCGGTGCCGGCGGCCCCGCCGAGCAGGCGTTCGCCACCGTGGTGGGGCTGGAGCTGCGTCCCCGCAGGCTCCGAGCAGCGGCCGAGCTCTGGCGGCTGCTCGGCGAGCAGCGCGGTATCGCCGGCCGGGACGCGCTGTGGGCCCACCCCGACCTCGTCCCGACCTCCGACGACCTGGACGACCCCGCCGCGTTCGTCGGGCGCACGGAGATGGGCGACCCGATCGCCGAGCTGGAGAAGCTGGCGGGCCAGAAGGCGCCGGAGGAGGAGAGTCCCGGCAGCAGGCCGGACGGGAACGCGGAGGGCGACACCGGCGGCGAGCCGGGCGGCCCCGAGAAGGGCTAG
- a CDS encoding ABC1 kinase family protein, with product MTDIPRRTAARTAKLASLPLGVAGRAAAGWGRRLAGGDGDEISAQLMAKSAEQLFAVLGELKGGAMKFGQALSVFEAAIPDEFAAPFRESLVKLQSAAPPMPTADVHRMLAEQFGRGWRERFREFDETPAAAASIGQVHRAVWRDGRDVAVKVQYPGAEEALRSDLRQLSRMSRLIQPLVPGLEIKPLISELRERMEEELDYRDEAANQRVFAAAYEGDETIKVPRVVASAPRAMVTEWVTGRRLSDVIRSGTQAERDRAAALLADFHYSAPARVGLLHADPHPGNFQILDDGRLMVLDFGAVARLPDGLPRPLSIMVRLALENKPAELLQLLRDHGFLREGSSLTAEEAIEYLAPFTEPLRTESFRFNRRWLQRQAERVGDLRRPEFRTGRELNLPPQYLLVHRVTMGTLGVLCQLDAEVALRGIVQHWQPWIFDAEDETAGRHS from the coding sequence GTGACCGACATCCCTCGTCGCACGGCAGCTCGCACCGCCAAGCTCGCGAGCCTCCCGCTCGGCGTGGCCGGACGTGCCGCCGCCGGATGGGGCAGGCGACTGGCGGGCGGCGACGGCGATGAGATCTCCGCGCAGCTCATGGCCAAGAGCGCCGAGCAGCTGTTCGCGGTGCTCGGCGAGCTCAAGGGCGGCGCCATGAAGTTCGGCCAGGCCCTCAGCGTGTTCGAGGCGGCCATCCCCGACGAGTTCGCGGCGCCGTTCCGGGAATCGCTCGTCAAGCTGCAGTCCGCAGCACCCCCGATGCCCACCGCCGACGTGCACCGGATGCTCGCCGAGCAGTTCGGGCGCGGCTGGCGGGAGCGCTTCCGGGAGTTCGACGAGACCCCCGCCGCCGCGGCGAGCATCGGCCAGGTCCACCGCGCCGTCTGGCGCGACGGGCGCGATGTCGCCGTCAAGGTGCAGTACCCGGGTGCCGAGGAGGCGCTGCGTTCGGACCTGCGCCAGCTCTCCCGGATGAGCCGGCTCATCCAGCCGCTCGTGCCCGGGTTGGAGATCAAGCCGCTGATCTCCGAGCTGCGCGAACGGATGGAGGAGGAGCTCGACTACCGCGACGAAGCCGCCAACCAGCGGGTCTTCGCCGCCGCGTACGAGGGCGACGAGACGATCAAGGTACCGCGCGTCGTGGCGTCCGCCCCGCGGGCGATGGTCACCGAGTGGGTCACCGGCCGTCGGCTGTCGGACGTGATCCGCAGCGGCACGCAGGCCGAGCGCGACCGGGCCGCCGCCCTGCTGGCCGACTTCCACTACTCGGCGCCGGCGCGCGTCGGGCTGCTGCACGCCGACCCTCACCCGGGCAACTTCCAGATCCTCGACGACGGCCGTCTCATGGTGCTCGACTTCGGCGCGGTCGCCCGGCTCCCGGACGGACTCCCCCGACCGCTGTCGATCATGGTGCGGCTCGCGCTCGAGAACAAGCCGGCAGAGCTGCTGCAGCTCCTACGCGACCACGGCTTCTTGCGGGAGGGCTCCTCCCTCACCGCCGAGGAGGCGATCGAGTACCTCGCCCCGTTCACGGAGCCGCTGCGCACCGAGTCGTTCCGCTTCAACCGCCGCTGGCTGCAGCGCCAGGCCGAGCGGGTGGGCGACCTGCGGCGCCCCGAGTTCCGCACGGGGCGCGAGCTCAACCTGCCGCCCCAGTACCTGCTGGTGCACCGCGTCACGATGGGCACCTTGGGCGTGCTCTGCCAGCTCGACGCCGAGGTGGCGCTGCGCGGCATCGTCCAGCACTGGCAGCCGTGGATCTTCGACGCCGAGGACGAGACGGCGGGCCGCCACAGCTGA
- a CDS encoding UPF0182 family protein, which produces MAMRPPVGAPTLTRRTRILLVVAGLLVLLLLGGSRLINFYVDWLWFGEVGYRGVFATVLFTQIVQFLVGALLIGGLVALSLWVAYRTRPVFVPVSGPEDPIARYRTVIIQRLRLFGIGIPVVIGVIAGLAAQGDWQTVQQFLNSTPFGITDPEFGIDISFYAFQLPFLRYVLDWMFVAVAIAFVVSLITHYIFGGIRLTGRAGQVSSAARAQLAILAGVFVLLKAGAYYLDRYELLFSNRSPLFTGATYTDLNAVMPAKLILLFISIICAAAFFAAVFRRNLQLPAIATVLLVLSSVLIGAAWPQVLQQFSVAPNAQQREALSIERNIKATRDAFGLNNINEILYSGQSTATPAEVRAETATMSNIRLLDPAKVERTFTQRQQLRAFYGFPSQLDIDRYEVNGQLQDFVVAVRELDTSGLSGNQTEWINQHLVYTHGNGIVTAAANEINAALEDSGGQGGLPVFTQDSPEVPPSLRVTEPRSYYGELIDTYSIVGAPEGAPPVEYDTDTERYTYNGRGGVPLDNIVNRLVFALFYGERNILFNSSINENSKIMYVRNPADRIQAVAPWLTLDGDPYPAVVDGRITWIVDGYTTLERYPYAQRTPLGESTTDSLQPGQGGVRPELDRDVSYLRNSVKATVDAYDGTVTMYAFDEKDPVLQTWMKTFPGAVRPASEISPSLRAHFRYPEDQFKVQRELLTRYHVDTPGDFFNNVSFWNVPSDPSPQGAGSGSALPQPPYYILAGTPAQPGSAASFQLTSALVFQQREFLSAYLSVSSDPDTYGQMTLLRLPDNTTTQGPQLVQSALVSDPDVSQQIGLLSRNGQSTVDYGNLLTLPVAGGLLFVEPVYIERANQEVSYPQLARVLVFYNGRVGFAATLAGALDQVLPGASAVVPNVPGQAPTQAPPAQAGTPPAAPTGPPGTANPQTAAAASAIQQAINDLKAANQSGDFAAQGRALAALDAAVQQFQQASGQTPTPAPAPAPGG; this is translated from the coding sequence GTGGCCATGCGGCCCCCGGTGGGAGCCCCGACGCTGACCCGCCGCACCCGGATCTTGTTGGTCGTCGCCGGGCTGCTGGTGCTGCTGCTGCTCGGCGGTTCCCGGCTGATCAACTTCTATGTCGACTGGCTGTGGTTCGGCGAGGTCGGGTACCGGGGCGTCTTCGCCACGGTGCTGTTCACGCAGATCGTGCAGTTCCTGGTGGGCGCGCTGCTGATCGGCGGGCTCGTCGCGCTGTCGCTCTGGGTCGCCTACCGCACCCGCCCGGTGTTCGTGCCGGTCAGCGGGCCGGAGGACCCGATCGCCCGGTACCGCACCGTGATCATCCAGCGGCTGCGGCTGTTCGGGATCGGCATCCCGGTCGTCATCGGGGTCATCGCGGGGCTCGCGGCGCAGGGCGACTGGCAGACCGTCCAGCAGTTCCTCAACTCCACGCCGTTCGGGATCACCGACCCCGAGTTCGGCATCGACATCAGCTTCTACGCCTTCCAGCTGCCGTTCCTCCGCTACGTGCTGGACTGGATGTTCGTCGCCGTCGCCATCGCCTTCGTGGTCTCGCTGATCACCCACTACATCTTCGGCGGCATCCGGCTCACCGGCCGGGCCGGCCAGGTGTCGTCGGCGGCGCGGGCCCAGCTCGCGATCCTGGCGGGCGTGTTCGTCCTGCTGAAGGCGGGTGCGTACTACCTCGACCGGTACGAGCTGCTGTTCAGCAACCGCAGCCCGCTGTTCACCGGCGCCACCTACACCGACCTCAACGCGGTGATGCCGGCGAAGCTGATCCTGCTGTTCATCTCGATCATCTGCGCGGCCGCGTTCTTCGCGGCCGTGTTCCGGCGCAACCTGCAGCTGCCGGCGATCGCCACGGTGCTGCTCGTGCTGTCCAGCGTGCTGATCGGGGCGGCCTGGCCGCAGGTGCTGCAGCAGTTCTCGGTGGCGCCGAACGCCCAGCAGCGCGAGGCCCTCTCGATCGAGCGGAACATCAAGGCCACCCGCGACGCGTTCGGCCTCAACAACATCAACGAGATCCTCTACAGCGGGCAGTCCACCGCAACGCCGGCCGAGGTCCGTGCGGAGACGGCCACGATGTCCAACATCCGGCTGCTCGACCCGGCCAAGGTCGAGCGGACGTTCACCCAGCGGCAGCAGCTGCGCGCGTTCTACGGTTTCCCCTCGCAGCTCGACATCGACCGCTACGAGGTGAACGGGCAGCTCCAGGACTTCGTGGTCGCGGTGCGCGAGCTCGACACGAGTGGCCTCTCGGGCAACCAGACGGAGTGGATCAACCAGCACCTCGTCTACACGCACGGCAACGGGATCGTCACCGCGGCGGCCAACGAGATCAACGCCGCCCTCGAGGACAGCGGTGGCCAGGGCGGACTGCCGGTGTTCACCCAGGACAGCCCGGAGGTCCCGCCGAGCCTGCGCGTCACGGAGCCGCGCTCCTACTACGGCGAGCTGATCGACACGTACTCGATCGTGGGCGCTCCCGAGGGCGCGCCGCCGGTGGAGTACGACACCGACACCGAGCGCTACACCTACAACGGGCGCGGTGGCGTCCCGCTGGACAACATCGTCAACCGGCTGGTCTTCGCGCTCTTCTACGGCGAGCGGAACATCCTGTTCAACAGCTCGATCAACGAGAACTCGAAGATCATGTACGTCCGGAACCCGGCTGACCGGATCCAGGCCGTGGCGCCGTGGCTCACCCTCGACGGTGACCCGTACCCGGCCGTGGTCGACGGCCGCATCACGTGGATCGTCGACGGCTACACCACGCTGGAGCGCTACCCGTACGCCCAGCGCACGCCGCTCGGCGAGTCCACCACCGACTCGCTGCAGCCCGGCCAGGGCGGGGTGCGGCCCGAGCTCGACCGGGACGTCAGCTACCTGCGCAACTCGGTGAAGGCCACGGTCGACGCCTACGACGGCACGGTCACGATGTACGCGTTCGACGAGAAGGACCCCGTCCTCCAGACGTGGATGAAGACGTTCCCGGGCGCCGTCCGGCCGGCATCGGAGATCAGCCCGAGCCTGCGGGCGCACTTCCGGTACCCGGAGGACCAGTTCAAGGTGCAGCGGGAGCTGCTCACCCGCTACCACGTCGACACGCCGGGTGACTTCTTCAACAACGTCTCGTTCTGGAACGTGCCGTCCGACCCGTCGCCCCAGGGTGCCGGGAGCGGGAGCGCGCTGCCGCAGCCGCCGTACTACATCTTGGCCGGCACGCCTGCGCAGCCGGGATCAGCGGCGTCGTTCCAGCTCACCAGTGCGTTGGTGTTCCAGCAACGCGAGTTCCTGTCGGCGTACCTCTCGGTCAGCTCCGATCCGGATACCTACGGGCAGATGACGCTGCTCCGACTACCCGACAACACCACCACCCAGGGTCCGCAGCTCGTGCAGAGCGCGCTCGTCAGCGACCCGGACGTGAGCCAGCAGATCGGCCTGCTCTCCAGGAACGGGCAGAGCACGGTCGACTACGGCAACTTGCTGACGTTGCCCGTGGCGGGCGGACTGCTGTTCGTCGAGCCGGTGTACATCGAGCGGGCCAACCAGGAAGTCAGTTATCCGCAGCTGGCGCGCGTCCTGGTGTTCTACAACGGCCGGGTCGGGTTCGCCGCCACGCTGGCCGGCGCGCTCGACCAGGTGCTGCCCGGCGCCAGCGCGGTGGTGCCGAACGTCCCGGGGCAGGCCCCGACGCAAGCCCCTCCGGCGCAGGCGGGCACACCTCCTGCTGCGCCTACCGGGCCGCCCGGCACGGCCAACCCGCAGACCGCGGCGGCCGCCTCGGCGATCCAGCAGGCCATCAACGATCTGAAGGCGGCCAACCAGAGCGGTGACTTCGCGGCTCAGGGTCGGGCGCTCGCGGCGTTGGACGCGGCGGTGCAGCAGTTCCAGCAGGCGAGTGGGCAGACGCCGACCCCGGCGCCTGCACCTGCCCCGGGAGGCTGA
- a CDS encoding cytochrome b, producing MSGLTTPSGPGGNARTRAALDGLDQRYHPAAGLRKQFNKVFPTHWSFMLGEIALYSFIVLLLSGTYLALFFDPSMEEVTYGGVFDNLRGVHMSRAYESALDISFEVRGGLFVRQVHHWAALLFMAAMVVHMFRTFFTGAFRKPREANWVIGVLLLFVGFFAGFTGYSLPDDLLSGTGLRIASAFTLAVPVIGTWAHWALFGGEFPGTEIIPRIYIAHVLLIPGVLLALIAVHVGLVWYQKHTQFPGPGRTEGNVVGVRILPAFAAKGGAFFAVVVGVTGIMGGVFQINPIWNFGPYNPAHVSAGSQPDWYVMFTDGMLRIFPPWDIYLGDYNIPPAFWAAPVFLPILYVLAGAYPWIERRFTKDDALHNLLQRPRDVPVRTSLGAMGIAFYVLLSISSFNDWISYFFDVSLNASLWAGRISVLVVPPIAYWVTYRICIGLQRSDRAVLEHGIETGIIKRLPHGEFIEVHQPLGGVDEHGHAIPLQYQGAPVPKRMNQLGIGGAPVPGSLLTPDPADQTLALEKARLEEAEAEAASRNGHRAGDGQRASRAVQQEAITAASGRTKDDGR from the coding sequence ATGAGTGGGTTGACCACACCCAGCGGGCCGGGGGGCAACGCGCGGACGAGGGCCGCCCTCGACGGGCTGGACCAGCGCTACCACCCGGCCGCGGGGCTGCGGAAGCAGTTCAACAAGGTCTTCCCGACCCACTGGTCGTTCATGCTGGGCGAGATCGCGCTCTACAGCTTCATCGTGCTGCTGCTGTCGGGCACCTACCTGGCGTTGTTCTTCGACCCGTCCATGGAGGAGGTCACCTACGGCGGGGTGTTCGACAACCTGCGTGGCGTGCACATGAGCCGCGCCTACGAGAGCGCTCTGGACATCTCGTTCGAGGTCCGTGGCGGGTTGTTCGTCCGCCAGGTGCACCACTGGGCGGCGCTGCTGTTCATGGCGGCGATGGTCGTGCACATGTTCCGCACGTTCTTCACCGGCGCTTTCCGCAAGCCGCGCGAGGCCAACTGGGTGATCGGCGTGCTGCTGCTGTTCGTGGGCTTCTTCGCCGGGTTCACCGGCTACTCGCTGCCCGACGACCTGCTGTCCGGCACCGGGCTGCGGATCGCGTCGGCGTTCACGCTGGCGGTGCCCGTGATCGGGACGTGGGCGCACTGGGCGCTGTTCGGCGGGGAGTTCCCGGGTACGGAGATCATCCCGCGCATCTACATCGCGCACGTGCTGCTGATCCCGGGCGTCCTGCTCGCGCTGATCGCGGTGCACGTCGGGCTGGTCTGGTACCAGAAGCACACGCAGTTCCCCGGTCCCGGCCGCACCGAGGGCAACGTGGTCGGGGTGCGGATCCTGCCGGCGTTCGCGGCGAAGGGCGGCGCGTTCTTCGCCGTCGTCGTCGGCGTCACCGGGATCATGGGCGGCGTGTTCCAGATCAACCCGATCTGGAACTTCGGCCCGTACAACCCCGCGCACGTCTCGGCGGGGTCGCAGCCCGACTGGTACGTGATGTTCACCGACGGGATGCTGCGGATCTTCCCGCCGTGGGACATCTACCTCGGCGACTACAACATCCCACCGGCGTTCTGGGCGGCGCCCGTGTTCCTGCCGATCCTCTACGTCCTCGCCGGTGCGTACCCGTGGATCGAGCGGCGGTTCACGAAGGACGACGCCCTGCACAACCTGCTGCAGCGCCCGCGGGACGTCCCGGTGCGCACCTCGCTCGGGGCGATGGGCATCGCCTTCTACGTCCTGTTGTCGATCAGCAGCTTCAACGACTGGATCTCCTACTTCTTCGACGTCTCGCTGAACGCTTCGCTGTGGGCGGGCCGGATCTCGGTGTTGGTGGTGCCGCCGATCGCCTACTGGGTGACCTACCGGATCTGCATCGGGCTGCAGCGCTCGGACCGCGCGGTGCTCGAGCACGGCATCGAGACCGGCATCATCAAGCGGCTGCCCCACGGTGAGTTCATCGAGGTCCACCAACCGCTGGGCGGGGTCGACGAACACGGGCACGCGATCCCCCTGCAGTACCAGGGGGCCCCGGTGCCCAAGCGGATGAACCAGCTGGGCATCGGCGGTGCCCCGGTGCCGGGCTCGCTGCTCACCCCCGACCCGGCCGACCAGACACTGGCGCTGGAGAAGGCCCGGCTGGAGGAGGCGGAGGCGGAGGCGGCCTCCCGCAACGGGCACCGCGCCGGTGACGGGCAGCGGGCGTCGCGCGCCGTGCAGCAGGAGGCGATCACGGCGGCGAGCGGTCGGACGAAGGACGACGGCCGATGA
- a CDS encoding M48 family metallopeptidase, translating into MAQPAVVEVRRSDRRRRMVSARREGDTVIVFIPGWMSDAEERRWVDEMVRRLERSEARRRSPGRKGDDALRRRSLELSRRFLEGRARPTSVRWVPPMRTRWASCTPADGTIRVSERLRDAPGWVVDYVLVHELTHLLEPGHDARFWAWVHRYPRTERAMGYLEGLSAAAGLGLVGIDGDEPESAEPEPASATG; encoded by the coding sequence ATGGCGCAGCCCGCGGTCGTGGAGGTCCGGCGCAGTGACCGCCGCCGGCGCATGGTGAGTGCCCGGCGCGAAGGCGACACCGTCATAGTCTTCATCCCCGGTTGGATGAGCGACGCCGAGGAGCGGCGCTGGGTGGACGAGATGGTGCGCAGGCTGGAGCGCAGCGAGGCGCGCCGGAGGTCGCCCGGCCGCAAGGGCGACGACGCGTTGCGGAGGCGGTCGCTGGAGCTGTCGCGGCGCTTCCTGGAGGGCCGGGCCCGGCCCACCAGCGTCCGGTGGGTGCCGCCGATGCGCACCCGCTGGGCCTCCTGCACGCCGGCCGACGGCACCATCCGCGTCAGTGAGCGGCTGCGCGACGCTCCCGGATGGGTGGTCGACTACGTGCTGGTCCACGAACTCACGCACCTCCTCGAGCCCGGCCACGACGCCCGGTTCTGGGCGTGGGTGCACCGCTACCCGCGCACCGAGCGCGCGATGGGCTACCTGGAGGGCCTGTCCGCGGCCGCGGGCCTCGGGTTGGTCGGCATCGACGGCGACGAGCCGGAGTCGGCCGAGCCCGAGCCCGCCTCCGCCACGGGCTAG
- a CDS encoding TOMM precursor leader peptide-binding protein, with protein sequence MTSGAVLEGDLGTGLVDADRGRDRAAAIADALARLDPRARTGPPRQRTVPDLVVLADAGTPDPVRVAELHATGTAHLVVRVRDGVGVVGPLVLPGRTTCLGCIEIERCAREPAWTAVAAQLVGVPGRAAPACVAATAGLATAQALVALDGADSTTGPPVLDATLELDADAGTIVRRTWTPHPDCRCGAQRGERVYELGICTDGLARETIKEWTDSRARSAPLPR encoded by the coding sequence GTGACGTCCGGCGCGGTCCTCGAAGGCGACCTGGGCACCGGGCTCGTCGACGCCGACCGCGGCCGGGACCGCGCCGCCGCGATCGCCGACGCACTGGCCCGCCTGGATCCGCGGGCCAGGACCGGTCCGCCGCGGCAGCGGACGGTGCCCGACCTCGTCGTGCTCGCCGACGCGGGCACGCCCGATCCGGTACGCGTCGCCGAGCTGCACGCAACGGGCACCGCTCACCTCGTGGTCCGCGTGCGGGACGGCGTCGGCGTCGTCGGCCCGCTCGTGCTGCCCGGCCGCACCACGTGCCTCGGCTGCATCGAGATCGAACGGTGCGCCCGCGAACCGGCGTGGACCGCGGTGGCCGCCCAGCTCGTCGGTGTACCGGGACGCGCCGCCCCCGCCTGCGTGGCGGCGACGGCGGGGCTCGCCACGGCGCAGGCGCTCGTCGCACTCGACGGTGCGGACAGCACGACGGGCCCGCCCGTCCTGGACGCCACCCTCGAGCTCGACGCGGACGCGGGCACGATCGTCCGGCGCACCTGGACGCCGCACCCGGACTGCCGGTGTGGCGCACAACGCGGTGAGAGGGTTTACGAGCTGGGGATATGCACGGACGGTCTTGCTCGGGAGACAATCAAGGAGTGGACGGATTCCCGCGCCCGATCGGCCCCGCTGCCGAGGTGA
- a CDS encoding YlbL family protein, whose protein sequence is MNRRTWTVVSATLLALALGVLGGTLPVPLVALGPGPTYDTLGTVDGSTVIEVDGLPVYPTTGHLNMTTVSVTDRLTMFSALALWASPDNQVVPREPIYPSSMSLDEIQQQNSAQFSSSEANAEAAAIGELQLPATVIVTNLVPDTPAATILQPGDELLAVAGQPMDSVREVSDVLAPTRAGDVVAVQYRRAGEVRDAQIPLAARPDREQGLLGVILGARLRDGDIRISLGGVGGPSAGLMFALAVVDKLTPDDLAGGKFVAGTGAIEPTGNVTPINGIPFKMRKAYDEGATVFLVPAANCQEAVATNPGELQLVRIGTLHEAVTALQSLKSGAPVPRC, encoded by the coding sequence GTGAACCGCCGCACGTGGACCGTCGTCTCCGCGACCCTCCTCGCGCTGGCGCTCGGCGTGCTCGGCGGCACGCTGCCCGTGCCGCTGGTGGCGCTCGGCCCTGGCCCCACCTACGACACGCTCGGCACGGTCGACGGCAGCACCGTCATCGAGGTCGACGGCCTGCCGGTCTACCCGACCACCGGGCACCTCAACATGACCACCGTGTCGGTGACCGACCGCCTGACCATGTTCTCCGCGCTCGCGCTGTGGGCGTCGCCGGACAACCAGGTCGTGCCGCGCGAGCCGATCTACCCGTCCAGCATGTCGCTCGACGAGATCCAGCAGCAGAACAGCGCGCAGTTCAGCTCGTCGGAGGCCAACGCGGAGGCGGCCGCGATCGGCGAGCTGCAGCTTCCCGCCACCGTGATCGTCACCAACCTCGTGCCCGACACGCCCGCGGCCACCATCCTGCAGCCCGGCGACGAGCTGCTCGCCGTCGCGGGACAGCCCATGGACTCGGTGCGCGAGGTCTCCGACGTGCTGGCGCCGACCCGCGCTGGTGACGTGGTGGCCGTCCAGTACCGCCGCGCGGGGGAGGTGCGCGACGCCCAGATCCCCCTCGCGGCGCGGCCCGACCGCGAGCAGGGCCTGCTCGGCGTCATCCTCGGCGCGCGGCTGCGCGACGGCGACATCCGCATCAGCCTCGGCGGTGTCGGCGGTCCGTCGGCCGGCCTGATGTTCGCGCTGGCCGTGGTCGACAAGCTCACGCCCGACGATCTCGCGGGCGGCAAGTTCGTGGCGGGCACGGGGGCCATCGAGCCGACCGGGAACGTCACGCCGATCAACGGCATCCCGTTCAAGATGCGCAAGGCCTACGACGAGGGCGCCACCGTGTTCCTCGTGCCGGCGGCGAACTGCCAGGAAGCGGTCGCGACCAACCCCGGTGAGCTGCAGCTCGTCCGGATCGGCACGTTGCACGAGGCCGTCACCGCACTTCAGTCCCTGAAGTCCGGAGCGCCGGTTCCGCGCTGCTGA
- a CDS encoding WhiB family transcriptional regulator: MDGGTITHEQFGGESATGLGTLLDAAPRAGLDLPCRSDDADLWFAEAPKELERAKALCTACPIKAECLAGALQRAEPWGVWGGEIFERGTVIPRKRPRGRPSKADLARDREYAAAMSA, translated from the coding sequence TTGGACGGCGGAACGATCACTCATGAGCAGTTCGGGGGCGAGTCCGCCACCGGGCTGGGGACCCTGCTCGACGCGGCACCCCGCGCCGGGCTGGATCTGCCGTGCCGTTCCGACGACGCGGACCTGTGGTTCGCCGAGGCTCCCAAGGAGCTGGAGCGCGCCAAGGCGCTCTGCACGGCCTGCCCGATCAAGGCCGAGTGCCTCGCAGGCGCGCTGCAGCGCGCCGAGCCGTGGGGCGTCTGGGGTGGCGAGATCTTCGAGCGCGGAACGGTGATCCCGCGCAAGAGGCCTCGCGGCCGCCCGAGCAAGGCCGACCTCGCCCGGGACCGCGAGTACGCCGCGGCCATGTCCGCCTGA